One window of Bacillus alkalicellulosilyticus genomic DNA carries:
- a CDS encoding MFS transporter produces the protein MVRLSLFFFLLFSTFAITGALLPLYLQDIGLTTEQIGIHLAMGAVIAVLGQPFFGYVSDKIQSTKRVLIGVMIAALFVSFFYFSVTSFYMLLLLFILLNFFISASGPLVENITITFAQKNNKNYGVIRLWGDVGVGAAAVIIGALIGIYGVQSLGVMYAIILVVAIAFAFTLQDGRQKTTSTISVRSLKVLFTNKEYMWFLFLSMIIFITHRMNDSLFTVYISNKGASESDVGLAWMLATFASAPFFIIMGKLLSKYKELTLVLLAALVYCIRWLLYGVFDDPHILIFLQLLNGVTFPIFVVAALFFVTKIVPEQLKATGQTIFIAVIVGIAGLIGSAGGGWVMERFGGSITYQIGAGITFIGVILCAITLFHQARTKKLDIN, from the coding sequence ATGGTTCGATTATCTTTATTTTTCTTTTTGTTATTCTCCACTTTTGCCATTACAGGTGCCTTATTGCCACTTTACTTACAAGATATCGGATTAACAACAGAACAAATCGGAATTCATTTAGCGATGGGCGCAGTAATAGCAGTGTTAGGTCAGCCTTTTTTTGGATATGTCAGTGATAAGATACAATCGACTAAGCGCGTGTTAATAGGAGTCATGATTGCTGCTCTTTTTGTTAGTTTTTTTTATTTTTCCGTGACCTCTTTTTATATGCTTTTGCTTTTATTCATTCTCCTTAACTTCTTTATAAGTGCATCAGGACCGTTAGTAGAAAACATCACGATTACCTTTGCACAAAAAAATAATAAAAATTATGGCGTGATCCGTCTTTGGGGAGATGTTGGTGTAGGCGCAGCTGCGGTCATTATAGGTGCTCTTATTGGAATTTATGGTGTTCAATCGTTAGGAGTAATGTACGCAATTATCTTAGTCGTTGCGATTGCTTTTGCATTTACTTTGCAAGATGGTCGGCAAAAGACAACTTCTACTATTTCAGTCCGTTCTCTCAAAGTATTGTTTACCAATAAAGAATATATGTGGTTTTTGTTTTTGTCGATGATTATTTTTATTACACATCGGATGAACGATAGCTTGTTTACGGTATATATATCAAATAAAGGAGCCAGTGAATCAGATGTCGGGCTGGCTTGGATGCTAGCTACCTTTGCATCTGCTCCTTTTTTTATCATCATGGGAAAACTTCTTTCTAAATATAAAGAGCTTACACTTGTTCTCCTTGCTGCCCTAGTATATTGCATTCGGTGGCTACTTTACGGTGTGTTTGATGACCCGCATATTCTTATTTTCTTACAGCTCCTAAATGGGGTTACCTTCCCTATTTTTGTTGTAGCTGCCTTGTTTTTTGTAACAAAAATCGTTCCAGAACAGTTAAAAGCAACGGGACAAACCATCTTCATTGCTGTGATAGTCGGAATAGCTGGATTAATTGGTAGTGCTGGTGGAGGATGGGTGATGGAACGATTTGGAGGTTCTATTACATACCAGATTGGGGCTGGAATTACCTTTATCGGTGTGATATTGTGTGCAATCACTTTATTTCATCAAGCACGAACAAAAAAACTCGATATTAATTAA
- a CDS encoding ROK family transcriptional regulator — MTNHQIIGSFKWMKSINRSLILNMIRKEGPISRAEIAKRSKLSPPTVTNLVNELLETRMIKEGKIGVSSGGRKPILLSINPSSHYVIGVDVGIHKVTVVITDLEATIIDERVFPLAEKMSNEQFLQLLIKGIAEIISSSDLPIDMFIGIGVAMHGIVDYLDGVAVYAPNFQLRNIPIKDVLEAEFKVSVKVENDGRALALAENWFGSAVGVGNIVCVNVGIGVGSGIIMNGRLVHGSHGIAGEIGHTVIEKNGPKCSCGNNGCLQALSAGTAIKERALAEITNGSATTIVKLAEGDLPKIDGKTVYLAAKGGDKVAIEILRTSGMYLGMGIANLINLLNPELIVLSGGVSRAGDFIVKPIKDEVKQRVLTEQATQTKIIVSTLGKYGTVIGAVTLVLKDIFVIESH, encoded by the coding sequence ATGACCAATCATCAAATAATTGGGAGCTTTAAGTGGATGAAATCGATTAACCGTTCCCTCATTTTAAACATGATTCGTAAAGAAGGACCGATATCAAGAGCTGAAATCGCAAAAAGAAGTAAGTTATCTCCTCCAACCGTCACTAATCTTGTGAATGAATTGCTAGAAACAAGAATGATTAAGGAAGGAAAAATAGGTGTTTCTAGTGGAGGCAGAAAACCGATTTTGTTGAGCATTAATCCAAGTAGTCATTATGTCATTGGAGTAGATGTTGGCATTCATAAAGTTACCGTTGTTATAACGGACCTAGAGGCAACAATAATTGATGAAAGAGTGTTCCCTCTTGCTGAAAAAATGAGTAATGAGCAATTTCTTCAACTATTAATAAAAGGAATTGCGGAAATAATTTCCTCATCAGATCTCCCAATAGATATGTTTATTGGCATAGGAGTTGCAATGCATGGCATAGTAGATTATCTAGATGGAGTTGCCGTTTATGCTCCTAATTTTCAATTGCGAAATATACCGATTAAAGACGTACTTGAAGCGGAATTTAAAGTTTCTGTAAAGGTTGAAAATGACGGAAGAGCATTAGCTTTAGCTGAAAATTGGTTTGGAAGTGCAGTAGGAGTGGGAAATATCGTTTGTGTAAATGTCGGGATAGGGGTCGGTTCAGGAATTATTATGAACGGAAGATTAGTACATGGCAGTCATGGAATAGCTGGTGAAATAGGTCATACTGTAATCGAAAAAAATGGACCGAAATGCTCCTGCGGAAACAACGGATGCCTTCAAGCATTATCTGCTGGCACAGCAATCAAAGAACGTGCGTTAGCCGAAATCACCAATGGGAGCGCAACTACGATAGTAAAGCTAGCAGAAGGAGATTTACCAAAGATCGATGGAAAAACGGTTTATCTGGCAGCCAAAGGTGGGGATAAAGTAGCTATCGAAATTCTTAGAACATCGGGGATGTATTTAGGTATGGGGATTGCAAATCTTATTAACTTATTAAATCCTGAACTTATTGTCCTTAGTGGCGGAGTTTCAAGGGCCGGAGATTTTATCGTAAAGCCTATTAAAGATGAGGTAAAGCAAAGAGTGTTAACTGAGCAGGCAACCCAAACAAAAATAATCGTTTCAACCCTTGGGAAATATGGGACTGTAATTGGTGCAGTCACTTTAGTTCTTAAAGATATATTTGTTATAGAGTCACACTAA
- the galE gene encoding UDP-glucose 4-epimerase GalE, which translates to MTILITGGAGYIGSHTALYLQNNNEDIIILDNLQKGHQKATLSKRFYKGDIRDEALLDFIFSTHEITSVIHFAANSLVGESVENPLEYYHNNVIGSYTLVKKMVEHGVKNIVFSSTAATYGEPDSIPIQETDATIPTNPYGETKLAIEKLLKWADKAYGLKSVSLRYFNAAGADPKGRIGEDHTPESHLIPLVLQVALGQRESIKVFGGDYPTADGSCIRDYIHVNDLAQAHYLALKKLENTNETGIYNLGNGTGFSVLEVINMCRKVTGKEIKAEIVARRAGDPAVLIASSDKAKLELGWEPNYPELEQMISHAWNWHRKNPGGYQSEH; encoded by the coding sequence ATGACGATTTTAATTACAGGTGGGGCAGGATATATTGGGAGTCACACGGCTCTTTATTTACAAAATAATAATGAAGACATCATTATCCTTGATAATTTACAAAAAGGTCACCAAAAGGCCACCCTAAGTAAACGATTTTACAAAGGTGATATTCGTGATGAGGCACTCCTTGATTTTATTTTTTCTACTCATGAAATTACAAGTGTCATCCATTTTGCAGCCAATTCCCTCGTGGGAGAAAGCGTAGAAAACCCTTTGGAATACTATCATAATAACGTGATAGGTTCATATACACTCGTTAAAAAAATGGTCGAACATGGTGTGAAAAACATTGTGTTTTCTTCTACTGCAGCTACTTACGGCGAACCTGACTCTATCCCGATTCAAGAAACGGATGCAACGATTCCAACAAATCCTTATGGCGAAACGAAATTAGCGATTGAAAAACTATTAAAATGGGCGGACAAAGCCTATGGACTCAAGTCTGTAAGCCTTCGTTATTTTAATGCAGCTGGAGCTGACCCGAAAGGACGGATTGGAGAAGACCATACCCCGGAAAGTCATTTAATCCCACTTGTTCTTCAAGTAGCTCTTGGACAACGCGAAAGTATTAAGGTGTTTGGGGGAGATTATCCAACTGCTGATGGAAGTTGTATTCGAGATTATATCCATGTTAACGATTTAGCGCAAGCTCATTATTTAGCTCTAAAAAAATTAGAGAACACAAATGAAACTGGGATTTATAACCTAGGAAACGGAACTGGGTTCTCCGTATTAGAAGTCATTAACATGTGTCGAAAGGTAACTGGAAAAGAGATTAAAGCAGAAATCGTAGCTAGACGTGCAGGTGACCCGGCAGTACTCATTGCCTCTTCAGATAAAGCAAAACTGGAGTTGGGTTGGGAACCCAATTACCCAGAACTAGAACAGATGATTTCGCATGCCTGGAACTGGCATCGAAAAAATCCAGGGGGATATCAAAGTGAACATTGA
- a CDS encoding galactokinase: MNIELLIFTFTEIFGKTGKVRTFFAPGRVNLIGEHTDYNGGHVFPCALSIGTFAAVRPREDRKLKFYSINFPNQGIIETTLDELQYDVRDDWANYPKGVLVKAMEDGASITHGFDVVYYGTIPNGAGLSSSASIELVTAVIAKELYQLSFSQIELALLSQKAENDYIGVNCGIMDQFAIGMGKKEHAIFLNCQTLEYAYSPIHLRNLALVIINTNKRRGLTDSKYNERRSECENALALLQTRLEITSLGDLTPEQFEQHKDVIENETVRRRAKHAIYENARTIKAVEKLEQGDIIGFGKLMNESHISLRDDYEVTGIELDTLAQLAWDAGAIGARMTGAGFGGCTVNLVELEKVSEFIEKVSSQYEEKISVKPECYVVEIGDGAREITNQ; the protein is encoded by the coding sequence GTGAACATTGAATTATTGATTTTTACTTTTACTGAAATATTTGGGAAAACAGGGAAGGTGCGAACATTCTTTGCACCTGGAAGAGTCAACTTAATTGGAGAGCATACCGATTATAATGGGGGTCATGTTTTTCCTTGTGCTTTAAGTATTGGAACATTTGCAGCTGTCAGACCAAGAGAAGATAGGAAATTAAAATTTTATTCAATCAATTTTCCCAATCAAGGTATTATTGAAACAACACTAGACGAATTACAGTATGATGTAAGAGATGATTGGGCTAATTATCCTAAAGGAGTACTCGTAAAAGCAATGGAGGATGGAGCTTCGATTACTCATGGCTTTGATGTTGTTTATTATGGCACGATTCCTAATGGAGCAGGGCTTTCTTCCTCAGCTTCAATTGAACTTGTTACAGCTGTGATCGCAAAAGAATTGTATCAGCTTTCTTTTTCACAAATAGAACTCGCTTTACTATCGCAAAAAGCTGAAAATGATTATATTGGTGTAAACTGTGGGATTATGGACCAGTTTGCTATAGGAATGGGTAAAAAGGAACATGCTATCTTTCTTAATTGTCAAACATTAGAATATGCCTATTCTCCTATACATCTAAGAAACTTAGCCCTTGTGATTATCAATACAAATAAGCGAAGGGGATTAACAGACTCTAAGTACAATGAACGAAGAAGTGAGTGTGAAAATGCATTAGCTCTTTTACAAACAAGACTAGAAATCACATCGTTAGGTGATTTGACACCTGAGCAATTTGAACAACATAAAGATGTTATTGAAAATGAAACGGTTCGTCGTAGAGCAAAGCATGCTATATATGAAAATGCGAGAACGATAAAAGCCGTAGAAAAATTAGAACAAGGTGATATTATAGGATTCGGTAAATTAATGAATGAGTCACATATATCATTACGAGATGATTATGAAGTAACAGGTATTGAGTTGGATACTCTTGCGCAATTAGCATGGGATGCGGGTGCGATAGGGGCTAGAATGACAGGAGCTGGATTTGGTGGCTGTACGGTTAATCTAGTTGAACTAGAAAAAGTATCAGAATTTATCGAGAAGGTTTCTAGTCAGTACGAAGAAAAGATATCTGTTAAGCCAGAGTGTTATGTCGTTGAAATTGGTGATGGTGCGCGTGAAATTACGAATCAATAG
- the galT gene encoding UDP-glucose--hexose-1-phosphate uridylyltransferase → MRINIYEQIERLIQYGIQKKMVSPFDREYVRNRIVRYLELDEYVETKPPTEALESPYDILEQMLDWANEAKRCKENTVTFRDLFDTGLMDCIMPRPSEINYRFKELYAQQPSVATSFFYDLSQNSHYIRRERIEKNQHWLSSTEYGNLEITINLSKPEKDPVAIAAAKNMTHSSYPTCLLCKENVGYQGRVDHPARQNHRIIPVTLNGEQWFFQFSPYVYYNEHAIIFSEKHEPMKISKKGFDRLLSFVAQFPHYFVGTNADLPIVGGSILSHDHFQGGNHPFPMAKAPTEESFSFTGFEEIEAGIVKWPMSVIRLKGSDRQKMSSLAEKVLHAWYDYSDESVNLQASTAGERHNTITPIARFRDGKFEFDLVLRNNRTSEQHPMGIFHPHDEVHHIKKENIGLIEVMGLAVLPGRLQEEMELLSTYLCSDEAIDKITLDHRTNKHKQWAEKLQSLYTFNEENVGHILQQEVGKVFSVVLEHAGVFKRTNEGKTAFLKFITHVQQSV, encoded by the coding sequence ATGCGCATTAATATATATGAGCAAATAGAACGTCTAATCCAATATGGCATTCAAAAAAAAATGGTGTCTCCTTTTGATAGAGAGTATGTACGTAATCGTATAGTAAGGTACTTAGAACTTGATGAGTATGTTGAAACGAAGCCTCCAACAGAAGCACTTGAATCTCCTTATGACATTCTCGAGCAGATGTTAGACTGGGCTAATGAAGCTAAACGATGTAAAGAGAACACGGTTACTTTTCGAGATTTATTCGACACAGGTCTAATGGATTGCATTATGCCAAGACCTTCAGAAATTAATTATCGCTTTAAGGAATTATATGCTCAACAGCCTTCTGTAGCCACGAGCTTTTTTTATGACTTATCACAGAATTCTCATTACATACGAAGAGAGCGTATTGAAAAAAATCAGCACTGGCTTAGCTCTACCGAGTATGGGAATCTTGAGATTACAATCAATTTATCGAAACCAGAAAAAGACCCTGTAGCAATTGCTGCGGCAAAAAATATGACACATTCTAGCTATCCCACGTGTTTACTTTGTAAAGAGAATGTCGGGTATCAAGGAAGAGTGGACCACCCAGCAAGACAAAATCATCGAATCATCCCGGTCACGCTTAATGGAGAGCAATGGTTTTTTCAATTTTCGCCGTATGTGTATTACAATGAGCATGCTATTATCTTTTCAGAAAAACATGAACCGATGAAAATTTCAAAGAAAGGCTTCGACCGCTTACTTTCATTTGTAGCGCAATTTCCTCATTATTTCGTAGGAACAAACGCGGACTTGCCAATCGTTGGAGGATCAATCTTGTCTCATGACCATTTTCAAGGTGGAAATCATCCGTTTCCGATGGCAAAAGCACCAACAGAGGAATCATTTTCTTTCACAGGTTTTGAAGAAATCGAGGCTGGAATTGTGAAATGGCCAATGTCCGTGATTCGTTTAAAAGGAAGCGACAGGCAAAAAATGTCTAGCTTAGCAGAAAAAGTGTTACATGCATGGTATGATTACAGTGACGAATCCGTGAATTTACAAGCTAGTACAGCAGGAGAACGCCATAATACAATTACTCCAATAGCACGTTTTCGAGATGGGAAATTTGAGTTTGATTTAGTATTACGAAATAATCGTACGAGTGAACAACACCCGATGGGAATCTTTCATCCTCATGATGAAGTTCATCATATCAAAAAAGAAAACATAGGGTTAATAGAAGTGATGGGGCTAGCTGTCTTGCCTGGAAGGTTACAAGAGGAAATGGAATTGTTATCTACCTATTTATGTTCAGATGAAGCGATTGATAAAATCACTCTAGATCATCGAACGAATAAACATAAGCAGTGGGCCGAGAAATTGCAATCTCTTTATACCTTTAATGAGGAAAACGTGGGCCACATTCTACAACAAGAAGTAGGGAAAGTGTTTTCTGTCGTGTTAGAACATGCTGGGGTTTTTAAACGTACAAATGAGGGAAAAACGGCATTTCTCAAGTTTATAACCCATGTTCAACAATCAGTATAG
- a CDS encoding GTP-binding protein: MKIPVTVLSGYLGAGKTTLLHHILTNSEGLRVAVIVNDMSEINIDAKLIKDGGFSRTEEKLVEMQNGCICCTLREDLMKEVENLVDKGGIDYIVIESSGISEPVPVAQTFTYIDEEIGIDLTKKCRLDTMVTVVDANRFWEDYASGESLLDRKEGTDESDTREVADLLIDQMEFADVLLLNKTELLSEEDTKELLSFLRKMNADADIIPTSYSRVELNRILNTRRFNFEKASQSAGWIKELNEEHVPETEEYGISSFVFRSRKPFHPERFMNWLEQWPEDIVRAKGFFWVASRSDLAGLLSQAGSAVTIQGAGEWVAAYSEEEKQQTLKEEPELLQKWDPVYGDRMNELVFIGIDMQKQEIIDSLEQCLLTDAELKMNWNTFHDPLPRFIEA, encoded by the coding sequence ATGAAAATACCTGTTACCGTATTAAGCGGATATTTAGGGGCTGGGAAGACAACGCTATTACACCATATATTAACAAACTCAGAAGGTTTGCGAGTTGCTGTCATCGTTAACGATATGAGTGAAATCAATATAGATGCAAAACTAATCAAGGATGGCGGTTTTTCTCGTACTGAAGAAAAACTTGTAGAAATGCAAAATGGCTGTATATGCTGTACACTTCGAGAGGATTTAATGAAAGAAGTTGAAAACTTAGTTGATAAAGGTGGAATCGATTATATTGTAATAGAATCTTCGGGTATTAGTGAACCTGTACCAGTTGCACAAACCTTTACATATATCGATGAAGAAATTGGGATAGATTTAACAAAAAAATGTAGACTTGATACGATGGTGACCGTTGTAGACGCGAATCGCTTTTGGGAGGATTATGCTTCTGGTGAATCCTTGCTTGACCGAAAAGAAGGTACAGATGAAAGTGATACTAGAGAAGTTGCTGACTTACTCATCGACCAAATGGAATTTGCGGATGTACTTTTACTTAATAAAACAGAATTGCTATCAGAAGAAGATACAAAAGAGTTATTGTCGTTCTTACGTAAAATGAATGCAGATGCGGATATTATTCCTACTTCCTATTCTCGTGTCGAGCTCAACAGGATTTTAAACACTCGTCGATTTAATTTTGAAAAAGCAAGTCAATCCGCTGGCTGGATTAAAGAATTAAATGAGGAACACGTACCCGAAACAGAAGAATATGGAATTTCTTCCTTTGTGTTTCGAAGTCGTAAACCATTCCATCCAGAACGGTTTATGAATTGGCTTGAGCAATGGCCAGAAGATATCGTTAGGGCAAAAGGCTTTTTTTGGGTCGCTTCACGAAGTGATTTAGCGGGTCTTCTTTCTCAAGCTGGTTCAGCTGTCACTATTCAAGGTGCAGGTGAATGGGTAGCAGCCTATTCGGAAGAAGAAAAACAACAAACCTTAAAAGAAGAACCAGAACTACTTCAAAAGTGGGACCCTGTTTATGGTGACAGAATGAATGAGCTTGTGTTTATTGGCATAGACATGCAAAAGCAAGAAATAATCGACTCCTTAGAACAATGTTTACTAACTGATGCGGAACTAAAGATGAATTGGAACACGTTTCATGACCCACTCCCTCGTTTTATTGAAGCATAA